The proteins below are encoded in one region of Candidatus Dormiibacterota bacterium:
- a CDS encoding phage tail protein — protein MYDVVFGMALHFEVDIDGVDLGTWSKVEGLTVEFGVLSHSTGNDDHVTLTPGRTSYQSITLTRPVTPASKAVTSWLTLQKRKPFKGTGVIVLMDAARLPVMTWELAGVLPLKWSGPNLDVSTSGVAMETLVLAHEGFLY, from the coding sequence ATGTACGACGTCGTCTTCGGCATGGCCCTGCATTTCGAGGTGGACATCGACGGCGTCGACCTGGGCACCTGGTCGAAGGTCGAGGGACTCACCGTGGAGTTCGGCGTGCTCAGCCATTCCACCGGCAACGACGACCACGTCACCCTGACCCCGGGCCGCACCAGCTATCAGAGCATCACCCTCACCCGGCCGGTGACGCCCGCGTCGAAGGCGGTCACGAGCTGGCTGACCCTGCAGAAGCGCAAGCCGTTCAAGGGAACCGGCGTGATCGTGCTCATGGATGCGGCGCGCCTTCCGGTGATGACCTGGGAGCTTGCGGGCGTGCTGCCGCTCAAGTGGTCCGGGCCCAACCTCGACGTCTCCACCAGCGGGGTCGCGATGGAGACGCTGGTCCTGGCGCACGAGGGGTTCCTGTACTGA
- a CDS encoding DUF6760 family protein, protein MTYAIDGLLEEVAYVAYYLHWSMETLLDLEHPLRKRLIEHVDRIDDQARGRRWG, encoded by the coding sequence ATGACGTACGCGATCGACGGTCTGCTCGAGGAGGTCGCGTACGTCGCCTACTACCTGCACTGGTCGATGGAGACTCTGCTCGACCTCGAGCACCCCCTGCGCAAGCGCCTCATCGAGCACGTCGACCGCATCGACGACCAGGCGAGGGGGCGGCGGTGGGGCTGA
- a CDS encoding PAAR domain-containing protein — MGAPAVVMNDRVMGQCPNHLIPNPATGAPQPAPPMPFSAPLLLGLCTTVLIKSKPAAVVQSSGLNTPPHVGLHPSDPFTVPAQQQARIVSGSTTVLIGGRPAANAQSQCTCCTVPGRITPTVQDVLIG, encoded by the coding sequence ATGGGGGCACCTGCGGTGGTGATGAACGATCGGGTGATGGGGCAGTGTCCGAACCACCTCATCCCCAACCCCGCCACCGGGGCGCCGCAGCCGGCGCCGCCGATGCCCTTCTCGGCGCCGCTGCTGCTGGGGCTGTGCACCACCGTGCTCATCAAGAGCAAGCCGGCGGCGGTGGTGCAGTCGAGCGGGCTGAACACCCCGCCCCACGTCGGGCTCCATCCCAGTGACCCGTTCACGGTGCCGGCGCAGCAGCAGGCGCGCATCGTCAGCGGCAGCACCACCGTGCTGATCGGCGGAAGGCCGGCGGCGAACGCCCAGTCGCAGTGCACCTGCTGCACCGTGCCCGGTCGCATCACACCGACGGTCCAGGACGTGCTCATCGGATGA
- a CDS encoding GPW/gp25 family protein produces the protein MNDDFIGSGWAFPLCTDARGGIALVARERELEKCMRLILSTAPGERPMRPDFGCAIHERVFDVADSSIAGAIAADVEAALLRWEPRVVVQDVEVIIDRDVPGLVHIDIRYTAKSTNDPRNLVFPFYSIPGEGGE, from the coding sequence ATGAACGACGACTTCATCGGCTCGGGATGGGCCTTTCCGCTCTGCACCGACGCGAGGGGCGGAATCGCCCTGGTGGCGCGCGAGCGCGAGCTGGAGAAGTGCATGCGGCTGATCCTGTCCACCGCACCCGGTGAGCGGCCGATGCGCCCGGACTTCGGCTGCGCCATCCACGAGCGCGTCTTCGACGTCGCCGACTCGAGCATCGCCGGCGCCATCGCCGCCGACGTCGAGGCGGCCCTGCTGCGCTGGGAGCCGCGCGTGGTCGTCCAGGACGTGGAGGTGATCATCGATCGCGACGTTCCCGGCCTCGTCCACATCGACATCCGGTACACGGCGAAGTCGACCAACGATCCCCGCAACCTCGTCTTCCCCTTCTACAGCATCCCCGGGGAGGGCGGGGAATGA
- a CDS encoding phage tail sheath family protein, producing the protein MPTYLSPGVYVQEVSSGSKPIEGVGTAVAAFVGLAERGASNTPTLVTNWTQFTQEFGEFIEGSYLAHAVYGYFLNGGGGAYVVRIGADGAAPEPAPVARGELAASGDGGRPAYRIVAAEPGPPGDEISVEVADASQPDEDAFKLVVSRGGKVEETFDNVTVKRGPQNVVTATKQRSKLVRLEEVGTGAALSAPVRGRVALSGGGTALSLRLNADDYLGDVADRTGFGGLEAVDEVTMLCVPDLMSAYQQGQIDLEAVQAVQLGMIAHCELMGDRVAILDAPPGLNAQQVKEWRVEKAGYDSKYASMYWPWVKIFDPLQGRAVFMPPGGHVAGVWARSDDSRGVHKAPANEVIRGAIALELQLTKAEHDQLNPVGVNCIRAFPGRGIRVWGARTLSSDPEWRYLNVRRLFNFIEESILEGTQWVVFEPNDHRLWDSVRRTVNAFLRRVWREGALFGTTAEEAFYVKCDAENNTQDSIDAGQLIIDIGIAPVKPAEFVVFRIAQFAGGAALSE; encoded by the coding sequence ATGCCGACCTACCTGTCCCCGGGCGTCTACGTGCAGGAGGTGTCGTCGGGCTCCAAACCCATCGAGGGGGTCGGCACCGCCGTGGCCGCGTTCGTCGGCCTCGCCGAGCGGGGAGCGTCCAACACACCGACGCTGGTCACCAACTGGACCCAGTTCACCCAGGAGTTCGGCGAGTTCATCGAGGGGTCGTACCTCGCCCACGCCGTCTACGGCTACTTCCTCAACGGCGGCGGCGGCGCGTACGTCGTGCGGATCGGGGCCGACGGCGCGGCGCCGGAACCGGCGCCGGTGGCCCGCGGCGAGCTGGCCGCCTCGGGCGACGGCGGCCGGCCCGCCTACCGGATCGTCGCCGCCGAACCCGGGCCGCCCGGCGACGAGATCTCCGTCGAGGTCGCCGACGCCTCCCAGCCCGACGAGGATGCCTTCAAGCTGGTGGTGAGCAGGGGTGGCAAGGTCGAGGAGACCTTCGACAACGTCACCGTCAAGCGCGGACCCCAGAACGTGGTCACCGCCACCAAGCAGCGCTCCAAGCTGGTCCGCCTCGAGGAGGTGGGAACCGGCGCGGCGCTCTCCGCCCCGGTCCGCGGCAGGGTCGCTCTCAGCGGCGGCGGCACCGCGCTGTCGCTCCGTCTCAACGCCGACGACTACCTCGGCGACGTCGCCGACCGCACCGGCTTCGGCGGGCTGGAGGCGGTCGACGAGGTCACCATGCTGTGCGTCCCCGACCTGATGTCCGCCTACCAGCAGGGGCAGATCGACCTCGAGGCGGTGCAGGCGGTGCAGCTCGGGATGATCGCCCACTGCGAGCTGATGGGCGACCGCGTCGCCATCCTCGACGCCCCGCCGGGACTCAATGCGCAGCAGGTCAAGGAGTGGCGCGTCGAGAAGGCCGGCTACGACTCCAAGTACGCGTCCATGTACTGGCCCTGGGTCAAGATCTTCGATCCGCTCCAGGGGCGTGCGGTGTTCATGCCGCCGGGGGGGCACGTCGCCGGGGTGTGGGCGCGCAGCGACGACAGCCGCGGGGTGCACAAGGCGCCGGCCAACGAGGTGATCCGCGGCGCCATCGCTCTCGAGCTGCAGCTCACCAAGGCCGAGCACGACCAGCTCAACCCGGTCGGGGTCAACTGCATCCGTGCCTTCCCCGGTCGCGGCATCCGCGTCTGGGGCGCGCGCACGCTGTCGAGCGACCCGGAGTGGCGCTATCTCAACGTCCGGCGGCTCTTCAACTTCATCGAGGAGTCGATCCTCGAGGGCACCCAGTGGGTGGTCTTCGAGCCCAACGACCACCGGCTCTGGGACTCGGTGCGGCGCACCGTCAACGCCTTCCTGCGCCGGGTCTGGCGTGAGGGCGCGCTCTTCGGCACCACCGCCGAGGAGGCCTTCTACGTGAAGTGCGACGCCGAGAACAACACCCAGGACAGCATCGACGCCGGGCAGCTGATCATCGACATCGGCATCGCGCCGGTCAAGCCGGCGGAGTTCGTCGTGTTCCGCATCGCCCAGTTCGCGGGCGGTGCGGCACTCAGTGAGTAG
- a CDS encoding VgrG-related protein, which produces MADGDFTSWPDITIGGGALGEALHCQLAGVVVDLHMHLPDMVVLRFHEDADALKKGGLHIGATVSVTARGLGETSSSELITAEITAIEAEYTELVSETVVRGYDRSHRLQHGRRTQTFKQEKISDVVRSMAAKAGLAVGTIDDTGGALTVVSQHNLSDWEFLRAHARELGFEVSVAEGKLNFRRPTRASTAPGAGNAHSGNPRQLAFGSDLIQFRPRISGAQQVKRVQVRAWDPARKEVMIGSAPVGADHAQLSTTPAGLAGTFEGDTHLVHDRPLSSQTEVDRVAGAIAEQIGTAFVEAQGVSLGHPELQAGVSVHVSGVAEQFAGRYTLTQARHVFDEDGYRTHFAVSGRQERSLLGLTSIGASNGHASGGGPPISGTVIATVSQNADPDSLGRVKLRFPWLSETYESDWSRVVQVGAGPDSGVMFLPEVGDEVLCAFEFGDMRRPYVIGGLHNGKDKPRLGDGLVDAGKVTRRGVVSRSGHRVVLFDGQKSGIALISADGKLRISLNQTRGEIHITGDGPMTIDAGKGAVTVRSQGDVTVQAGGNLSLKGQAGVKIESDAVVEISGKLIKLN; this is translated from the coding sequence ATGGCCGATGGCGACTTCACCAGCTGGCCCGACATCACGATCGGCGGCGGCGCGCTCGGCGAGGCCCTGCACTGCCAGCTCGCCGGGGTGGTGGTCGACCTCCACATGCACCTCCCCGACATGGTCGTGCTCCGCTTCCACGAGGACGCCGACGCGCTGAAGAAGGGCGGCCTGCACATCGGCGCCACGGTGAGCGTCACCGCACGCGGGCTGGGCGAGACGTCGTCGAGCGAGCTGATCACCGCCGAGATCACCGCCATCGAGGCCGAGTACACCGAGCTGGTCTCGGAGACGGTGGTGCGCGGCTACGACCGCTCGCACCGCCTCCAGCACGGGAGGCGCACCCAGACCTTCAAGCAGGAGAAGATCTCCGACGTCGTCCGCAGCATGGCGGCGAAGGCGGGCCTCGCGGTCGGGACCATCGACGACACCGGCGGCGCGCTCACCGTGGTCTCGCAGCACAACCTCTCCGACTGGGAGTTCCTCCGTGCCCACGCTCGCGAGCTGGGGTTCGAGGTCTCGGTCGCCGAGGGGAAGCTGAACTTCCGGCGCCCCACCAGGGCCTCGACTGCACCGGGCGCGGGGAACGCGCACTCCGGCAACCCACGCCAGCTGGCCTTCGGCAGCGATCTGATTCAGTTCCGTCCGCGCATCTCCGGCGCCCAGCAGGTCAAGCGGGTGCAGGTCCGCGCCTGGGATCCGGCGCGCAAGGAGGTGATGATCGGCTCCGCCCCGGTCGGGGCCGACCACGCGCAGCTCTCGACCACGCCCGCAGGGCTGGCGGGCACCTTCGAGGGCGACACCCACCTCGTCCACGACCGTCCGCTCAGCAGCCAGACCGAGGTGGACCGGGTCGCGGGCGCGATCGCCGAGCAGATCGGCACCGCCTTCGTCGAGGCGCAGGGGGTGTCGCTCGGCCATCCGGAGCTGCAGGCGGGGGTGTCCGTGCACGTCTCCGGCGTCGCCGAGCAGTTCGCCGGGCGCTACACCCTCACCCAGGCGCGGCACGTCTTCGACGAGGACGGCTACCGCACCCACTTCGCCGTCAGCGGGCGCCAGGAGCGCTCGCTGCTCGGCCTCACCTCGATCGGCGCGTCCAACGGCCACGCCTCGGGCGGCGGTCCGCCGATCAGCGGCACGGTGATCGCCACCGTCAGCCAGAACGCCGACCCCGACAGCCTGGGGCGGGTGAAGCTGAGGTTCCCGTGGCTGTCGGAGACCTACGAGTCCGACTGGTCCCGTGTCGTGCAGGTCGGCGCCGGTCCCGACAGCGGGGTCATGTTCCTCCCCGAGGTGGGCGACGAGGTGCTCTGCGCCTTCGAGTTCGGCGACATGCGCCGCCCCTACGTCATCGGCGGCCTGCACAACGGCAAGGACAAGCCCCGCCTCGGCGACGGGCTCGTCGACGCCGGCAAGGTGACCCGCCGGGGCGTCGTCTCACGCTCCGGGCACCGGGTCGTCCTCTTCGACGGCCAGAAGTCGGGGATCGCGCTGATCTCCGCCGACGGCAAGCTGCGGATCAGCCTCAACCAGACCAGGGGCGAGATCCACATCACCGGCGACGGGCCGATGACCATCGACGCCGGCAAGGGCGCGGTGACCGTCAGGAGCCAGGGGGACGTCACCGTCCAGGCGGGCGGCAACCTCAGCCTCAAGGGCCAGGCGGGGGTGAAGATCGAGAGCGACGCCGTCGTCGAGATCAGCGGCAAGCTGATCAAGCTCAACTAG
- a CDS encoding phage tail protein — MPPPGGNQGATIANKFAVRIDNIETFFSELSGITSEVESVDFYFNSPAGGTAGGNIARLPGKYKPATITLKRGSDTTLVLWAWHQALRDGKMKEASKNGSLLIYGHDGDAPVSTYHFEDAWCNKLTLSGVKAGGSEVLTEECTIVCGHLRRDT; from the coding sequence ATGCCTCCTCCCGGCGGAAACCAGGGCGCCACCATTGCCAACAAGTTCGCGGTGCGGATCGACAACATCGAGACCTTCTTCAGCGAGCTGTCGGGGATCACCAGCGAGGTCGAGAGCGTCGACTTCTACTTCAACAGCCCGGCCGGAGGGACTGCCGGCGGCAACATCGCCCGGCTGCCCGGGAAGTACAAGCCCGCGACCATCACCCTCAAGCGCGGCAGCGACACGACCCTGGTGCTGTGGGCCTGGCACCAGGCGCTGCGTGACGGAAAGATGAAGGAGGCCAGCAAGAACGGCTCGCTGCTCATCTACGGCCACGACGGCGACGCGCCCGTCTCGACGTATCACTTCGAGGACGCGTGGTGCAACAAGCTCACCCTGAGCGGGGTGAAGGCGGGCGGCTCCGAGGTGCTGACCGAGGAGTGCACCATCGTCTGCGGCCACCTGCGGCGCGACACGTGA
- a CDS encoding DUF4157 domain-containing protein, whose translation MGLTSWWSGRRGRGRVRPPAALPALASEDAGWRSLPPLGAELRTPAPLSSTEDFAAAILARHRGLLRPGVTVARREPAPVRGVIEMLPPPPPPPAAEPVARWPVGEEPGPDVAPRGWVEAAPSRPPAVPDLRGEAGPADPAAPPRPAAPVAEPLPAAPRGVLLPVEAPVEPPAVVGSTSAPVAPPSRTATVPVVEVGEGQEPAEEASPPPPERRPSLGQTRRRLGTVVARPRTPGSDAGEPPPPPPSTEPAWEQTGGPAAASPPARGGPAESPLAQRDPAAAPRAAPAAPPRRPDRSVAPDAPDPLGVPAEPPAALQPPASGPRPAAVRTSPVAPDATPATPVPPPAPPEPSPQPDAVDGVTRPGPPPPVPAGPARPDVVPAPAPPPRPALIRPRDGEPPRPPRGARPPRTSPAAPAPAAAEVAPPPPPPLPIVPPGAAVPEAPVGRRLPPGAPEIRRMPAVHPVPGQLVEPGAGATPPTPPSRPAVAARVTPGPHQVRPAPTASPARASDAATALPTSPGPPAPGWRAARLPSPPAATGGSPVAMAAAEPVPAALRRAVLETHGLDLGPMPIRRDQEADHLTALHGARALTRGGEVFLPADQGPLDRPPAAGLLAHELTHVVQQRRLGDHVPPEDSPAGRALEAEARTAGHLWAERDELPAPGQDGPPPPLPTAAPAVVVVPDADGFLAALAAAGISVEHEQTAPAPPPAAMAVAPPPMPPPPSAPVQRLNDGSSPPEPPSSTESTVTDETPDVSTTPSPPSTTDPVGDVERDGATTPSAPEQPAPVAAPSLDLDLLAHQLYGRIRTRLRSELLIDRERSGMLADR comes from the coding sequence GTGGGGCTGACCTCCTGGTGGAGCGGGCGCCGCGGCCGCGGCCGGGTGCGGCCGCCCGCCGCGCTCCCCGCCCTCGCGTCGGAGGACGCGGGCTGGCGCTCGCTCCCGCCGCTGGGCGCGGAGCTGCGCACCCCCGCGCCCCTCAGCTCGACCGAGGACTTCGCCGCGGCCATCCTCGCGCGTCACCGCGGGCTGCTGCGACCCGGCGTCACGGTGGCGCGCCGGGAGCCGGCGCCGGTTCGCGGCGTCATCGAGATGCTGCCGCCACCACCGCCCCCGCCGGCTGCCGAGCCGGTCGCCCGGTGGCCGGTGGGGGAGGAGCCCGGGCCCGACGTGGCGCCGCGCGGATGGGTCGAGGCGGCGCCGTCGCGTCCCCCGGCGGTGCCCGACCTCCGGGGGGAGGCCGGGCCCGCCGACCCGGCCGCACCGCCCCGGCCGGCCGCCCCGGTGGCCGAACCCCTGCCGGCTGCGCCGCGCGGGGTCCTCCTGCCCGTGGAGGCGCCGGTCGAGCCCCCGGCGGTGGTCGGGTCGACCTCCGCGCCGGTGGCGCCGCCCTCCCGGACCGCCACCGTGCCGGTGGTCGAGGTGGGGGAGGGGCAGGAGCCGGCGGAGGAGGCATCCCCACCCCCGCCCGAGCGCCGGCCCAGCCTCGGCCAGACCCGGCGACGACTGGGGACGGTGGTGGCGCGGCCGCGGACGCCCGGCAGCGACGCCGGCGAGCCCCCGCCCCCGCCGCCGTCCACGGAACCGGCCTGGGAGCAGACCGGTGGGCCCGCCGCCGCCTCGCCACCGGCTCGCGGCGGACCCGCGGAATCGCCGCTCGCTCAGCGGGACCCCGCCGCCGCGCCGCGGGCAGCGCCCGCGGCGCCGCCGAGGCGTCCGGACAGATCGGTGGCCCCCGACGCGCCCGACCCCCTCGGGGTTCCTGCCGAGCCGCCGGCTGCGCTCCAGCCGCCCGCGTCCGGGCCGCGCCCGGCTGCGGTTCGGACGTCACCGGTCGCTCCCGACGCGACGCCGGCCACGCCGGTGCCGCCGCCGGCCCCACCCGAGCCATCGCCGCAGCCCGACGCGGTCGACGGGGTCACCCGGCCGGGGCCGCCTCCACCGGTGCCGGCCGGCCCCGCCCGGCCCGACGTGGTGCCGGCACCGGCGCCGCCTCCCCGGCCTGCGCTCATCCGACCTCGCGACGGCGAGCCGCCGCGACCGCCCCGTGGCGCGCGGCCGCCGCGGACCAGCCCCGCCGCTCCCGCACCCGCCGCTGCCGAGGTCGCGCCACCACCACCGCCGCCGCTCCCGATCGTGCCTCCCGGCGCGGCCGTGCCCGAGGCTCCGGTGGGGCGCAGGCTGCCGCCCGGCGCACCCGAGATCCGCCGCATGCCGGCGGTCCACCCGGTTCCCGGGCAGCTCGTCGAGCCCGGCGCCGGGGCCACGCCCCCGACCCCACCGTCGCGGCCGGCGGTCGCCGCCCGGGTCACGCCCGGGCCCCACCAGGTGCGACCCGCTCCGACCGCCTCACCGGCTCGGGCCTCCGACGCCGCGACCGCGCTGCCGACCTCGCCCGGACCTCCCGCCCCGGGGTGGCGCGCCGCGCGCCTGCCGTCACCGCCGGCGGCGACCGGGGGATCGCCGGTCGCCATGGCCGCCGCCGAGCCGGTCCCCGCGGCGCTCCGGCGTGCGGTGCTCGAGACCCACGGTCTCGACCTCGGGCCGATGCCGATCCGGCGCGACCAGGAGGCCGACCACCTCACCGCCCTCCACGGCGCCCGCGCCCTCACCCGCGGCGGCGAGGTGTTCCTCCCCGCCGATCAGGGGCCCCTGGACCGCCCGCCCGCGGCGGGGCTGCTCGCCCACGAGCTCACCCACGTGGTCCAGCAGCGCCGCCTCGGCGACCACGTCCCCCCGGAGGACTCCCCGGCAGGACGCGCGCTCGAGGCGGAGGCGCGCACCGCCGGCCACCTCTGGGCGGAGCGGGACGAGCTGCCCGCGCCCGGTCAGGACGGCCCCCCACCGCCTCTCCCGACCGCAGCACCGGCGGTGGTGGTGGTCCCCGACGCCGATGGGTTCCTCGCTGCTCTCGCCGCCGCGGGGATCTCCGTCGAGCACGAGCAGACGGCGCCCGCGCCGCCCCCGGCGGCGATGGCGGTCGCTCCACCGCCGATGCCCCCACCGCCCAGCGCTCCGGTGCAGCGCCTCAACGACGGGAGCAGCCCGCCCGAGCCCCCCTCGAGCACCGAGTCGACGGTGACCGACGAGACCCCGGACGTGAGCACGACACCCTCCCCGCCATCCACGACGGATCCGGTCGGCGACGTCGAGCGCGACGGCGCGACGACGCCCAGCGCGCCCGAGCAACCGGCGCCGGTTGCGGCCCCCAGCCTCGATCTCGACCTCCTCGCGCACCAGCTGTACGGCCGCATCCGCACCCGTCTGCGCAGCGAGCTGCTCATCGACCGTGAGCGGTCCGGAATGCTGGCGGACCGCTGA
- a CDS encoding phage tail assembly protein: MTVAAAAEATTGLHTEFGFVLPRGYVDEEGRIHREGRMRLATARDEISTQVDLRVRQNPAYLTVLLLARTVTRLGSLVEVDASVVENLFASDLAFLQDLYRRLNQEGTTETVVACPGCSHRFTVDLTGDGPGGR; this comes from the coding sequence GTGACCGTGGCCGCCGCCGCGGAGGCGACCACCGGCCTGCACACCGAGTTCGGCTTCGTGCTGCCGCGCGGCTACGTCGACGAGGAGGGTCGCATCCACCGCGAGGGACGGATGCGGCTGGCGACGGCGCGCGACGAGATCTCGACCCAGGTCGACCTGCGGGTGCGCCAGAACCCGGCGTACCTCACCGTGCTGCTGCTGGCCCGAACGGTCACCCGCCTGGGGAGCCTGGTGGAGGTCGACGCCTCGGTGGTCGAGAACCTCTTCGCCTCCGACCTCGCCTTCCTCCAGGACCTCTACCGGCGACTCAACCAGGAGGGCACCACCGAGACCGTGGTCGCCTGCCCCGGCTGCTCCCACCGCTTCACCGTCGACCTCACCGGTGACGGCCCGGGGGGGCGATGA
- a CDS encoding phage tail protein, protein MAMPTQIKSLKNLLSTDLHGTMRFEVKGVGHDLGEWSHCTGLSVRFDNKLTADAEYNGTRVRPGQPSYGDVKLKRALSHSGAQAVQTWLEELVRKPDRAGVDVEIRLVDSWGKTVVEWKLYNVVPKSWSGPDLDGSPSSKQVAIETLELSHDGFLAHHKDRPIGGRFEIHIDGETLGYWTQCDGLGIRFDNKQVVASDSQGQHVETVPGKPSYGELKLRRSMDGAGSKKVRDWLLKHLREPRKDGCIAKVTLFDTWDEELGEWSFEGVIPRSWSGPSLDAATKQVAVETLELSHSGFHNTTAKAGGAVTVRLGDKDLGTWTKVSGLQVEFPTSPRSINGNTNTQNVVSGPAKWSTLKLSRPLDVRNVDKVMSWLSTTADSRKTTATVTLHDHWGKEGPTWHFEEVSPTKWTGPNLDAGRSDLLEESLDLVHGGFSIRAPGSGGSPGGTGTTPTVVSGNDGGKTKKHADGKPLEHQKATLGVDEKNTVKFKSADPSSLTITRAARYLTVPHAVGSTPLGHSRNEYRGSGAATLSMDVELHSPAESGDASVDHQCTLLQSWMVPTSTGRPPALLTFTWCSVTFKGYLRDLAIAVTQFGSDTKPSIARVSLTLQEELELPKFTNPTSGGPPGHRVHVLAEGDTLHSVAFREYGEASAWRGLAAANGIDDPLRVAPGTRLQLPPAV, encoded by the coding sequence ATGGCGATGCCGACCCAGATCAAGAGCCTGAAGAACCTGCTCTCGACCGACCTGCACGGGACCATGCGCTTCGAGGTGAAGGGCGTCGGTCACGACCTCGGCGAGTGGTCGCACTGCACCGGCCTGTCGGTTCGCTTCGACAACAAGCTGACCGCGGACGCCGAGTACAACGGCACCAGGGTGCGCCCGGGACAGCCGAGCTACGGCGACGTGAAGCTGAAGCGGGCGCTGAGCCACAGCGGCGCGCAGGCGGTGCAGACATGGCTGGAGGAGCTGGTCAGGAAGCCGGACCGCGCCGGCGTCGACGTGGAGATCAGGCTCGTCGACTCCTGGGGCAAGACCGTCGTCGAGTGGAAGCTCTACAACGTCGTCCCCAAGAGTTGGAGCGGTCCCGATCTCGATGGCAGCCCCTCCTCGAAGCAGGTGGCGATCGAGACCCTCGAGCTGAGCCACGACGGTTTCCTGGCGCACCACAAGGACCGGCCCATCGGGGGTCGATTCGAGATCCACATCGACGGGGAGACCCTGGGCTACTGGACCCAGTGCGACGGATTGGGGATCAGGTTCGACAACAAGCAGGTCGTCGCCAGCGACAGCCAGGGCCAGCACGTCGAAACGGTGCCCGGGAAGCCGTCGTACGGGGAGCTCAAGCTCAGGCGGTCGATGGACGGCGCGGGCTCGAAGAAGGTCCGCGACTGGCTGCTCAAGCACCTCAGGGAGCCCAGGAAGGACGGGTGCATCGCCAAGGTCACCCTCTTCGACACCTGGGACGAGGAGCTCGGAGAGTGGTCCTTCGAGGGAGTGATCCCCAGGAGCTGGAGCGGTCCCAGCCTCGACGCCGCCACCAAGCAGGTTGCCGTGGAGACGCTGGAGCTCAGCCACAGTGGATTCCACAACACCACCGCGAAGGCCGGTGGCGCCGTCACCGTCCGGCTGGGCGACAAGGACCTGGGCACCTGGACGAAGGTGAGCGGGCTCCAGGTCGAGTTCCCGACATCTCCGCGGAGCATCAACGGGAACACCAACACCCAGAACGTCGTCTCCGGCCCGGCGAAATGGAGCACTCTGAAGCTGTCGCGGCCGCTCGACGTCAGGAACGTGGACAAGGTGATGTCGTGGCTGAGCACCACCGCAGACAGCCGCAAGACCACCGCCACGGTCACGCTGCATGACCACTGGGGAAAGGAGGGCCCGACCTGGCACTTCGAGGAGGTCAGCCCCACGAAGTGGACCGGTCCGAACCTCGACGCGGGGAGATCGGATCTGCTCGAGGAGAGCCTCGACCTGGTGCACGGCGGCTTCAGCATCAGGGCCCCGGGGTCCGGTGGGAGTCCCGGGGGCACCGGGACCACGCCCACGGTCGTCTCCGGCAACGACGGCGGCAAGACCAAGAAGCATGCCGACGGAAAGCCCCTGGAACACCAGAAGGCCACCCTCGGCGTGGACGAGAAGAACACGGTGAAATTCAAGTCCGCCGACCCGAGTTCACTGACCATCACCCGGGCGGCGCGCTACCTCACGGTGCCGCACGCGGTCGGATCGACGCCGCTGGGCCACAGCCGCAACGAATACCGGGGAAGCGGGGCCGCGACCCTCAGCATGGACGTCGAGCTGCACAGCCCCGCCGAATCGGGAGACGCCAGCGTCGACCACCAGTGCACGCTGCTCCAGAGCTGGATGGTTCCGACCAGCACCGGCAGGCCCCCGGCCCTGCTCACCTTCACATGGTGCTCGGTCACCTTCAAGGGCTATCTGCGCGACCTCGCCATCGCCGTCACCCAGTTCGGCAGCGACACCAAGCCATCGATCGCGCGGGTGTCACTCACGCTGCAGGAGGAGCTGGAGCTGCCCAAGTTCACCAACCCCACGTCGGGGGGACCGCCGGGCCACCGCGTCCACGTGCTCGCCGAGGGCGACACCCTCCACTCGGTCGCCTTCCGAGAGTACGGGGAGGCCTCGGCCTGGCGCGGGCTCGCCGCCGCCAACGGCATCGACGATCCGCTGCGGGTGGCGCCGGGCACCCGGCTGCAGCTCCCCCCGGCGGTGTGA